A window from Pleuronectes platessa chromosome 6, fPlePla1.1, whole genome shotgun sequence encodes these proteins:
- the LOC128442286 gene encoding uncharacterized protein LOC128442286, giving the protein MLHFQLSTTLLLATICLFQTTVSIETVITCDNGSIVQRLSCDTGVVRVDAALYGRSNQETCSAGRPPQQLANTGCSQMGTVNVLKNRCDGKKVCEINTNIVHTSDPCYGIYKYLETSYTCVPAIRVVACEGSSARLSCDVGQVILVIGADYGRHDQTTCSYKRTETQLRNVDCSGPTSKVADSCNGKNSCTVDASNNVHGDTCVGTFKYLGVAYLCESSPMDKQRRDEDPVKPIPRPSTTPSPSPERESIRPRPQGRTRRNSIQVSTNRRVSNIDSEKLERRFKTLNFIVERRWTSGRNLDYVQKRSLVRLCGTRAGGAAGRSGRASSQSLSSSLGSAAAAAAAATFTAFTTAADASSRTTTGLPSARSLTLASECRVLRSTTFLFFFLGTYDTRVAAGVKANTEENAARPLTASSRGGSSGLFFRTVPTTLLVHGHFGPRVVEERQPHRPSVPDLSHGRQFVGGASLASRLAVVESQQSGVRVKDLQGHRGAEYRAAALGVPQAGGCLAPGPVHARQDQQPHVGAQVRRVHPFPAVAVFPTTLQISHHQDDVLYRRRDEQAERRDRVADAGRRMRRGTRVRDPDGQSGGRCPITIIAWTGSSKTMLHFQLSTTLLLATICLFQTTVSIETVITCDNGRNVQRLSCDTGVVRVDAALYGRSNRETCSAGRPPQQLANTSCSQMGTVTVLKNRCDGKKVCEINTNIVRTSNPCPGIHKYLETSYTCVPAIRVVACEGSSAHLFCDVGQVILVIGADYGRHDQTTCSYKRTESQFRNVDCSGPTSKVAESCNGKNSCTVHASNRVHGDTCGGTYKYLGVAYLCEYPVQTPYM; this is encoded by the exons ATACCGGAGTGGTCCGTGTTGACGCAGCTCTGTACGGACGTTCAAACCAGGAGACCTGCAGTGCGGGCCGACCTCCACAACAACTTGCCAATACAGGCTGTTCTCAAATGGGCACTGTGAATGTCTTGAAGAATAG GTGTGATGGCAAGAAGGTGTGTGAGATAAACACAAATATCGTCCATACCTCTGACCCCTGCTATGGAATCTACAAATATCTGGAGACCAGCTACACCTGTGTCCCAGCAA TTCGTGTTGTTGCATGTGAGGGGTCCTCGGCACGTTTGTCCTGTG ATGTTGGGCAGGTGATATTGGTGATAGGAGCTGACTACGGACGCCATGACCAGACTACCTGCTCCTACAAACGGACTGAAACTCAACTTAGGAATGTTGACTGCTCCGGGCCCACTAGCAAGGTTGCTGACAG CTGTAATGGGAAAAACAGCTGTACTGTCGATGCAAGCAACAATGTGCATGGAGACACATGTGTAGGCACTTTCAAGTACCTGGGGGTGGCTTACCTGTGTGAAT CTTCCCCGATGGATAAGCAGAGAAGAGATGAGGACCCTGTCAAGCCCATTCCTCGACCCAGTACTACTCCCAGTCCAT CACCTGAAAGGGAGAGCATAAGACCAAGGCCACAGGGCAGAACACGACGGAACAGTATTCAGGTGAGCACCAATCGCAGAGTCTCCAACATCGACTCCGAAAAGCTGGAGAGACGATTCAAGACGCTCAACTTCATCgttgagaggcggtggactagtggcagaaacttggactatgtgCAGAAAAGATCTCTGGTTCGTCtttg CGGGACTAGGGCCGGAGGGGCAGCCGGACGCTCGGGCCGAGCGTCGTCTCAGTCGCTGTCATCGTCTCTCGGCTCGGCGGCGGCTGCGGCGGCCGCGGCCACTTTCACGGCCTTCACGACCGCGGCGGACGCCTCG TCCAGGACGACGACCGGTTTGCCGTCCGCGCGGTCGCTGACGTTGGCCTCCGAGTGCCGCGTGCTCAGGAGCAccacgttcctgtttttcttcctcgggACGTACGACACCAGAGTGGCGGCGGGCGTGAAGGCGAACACGGAGGAGAACGCCGCTCGTCCCTTGACCGCGAGCAGCCGGGGCGGGAGCTCGGGCTTGTTCTTCCGAACCGTGCCGACCACG TTGCTCGtccacggtcacttcgggcCCCGGGTTGTAGAGGAGCGGCAGCCTCACCGCCCAAGCGTCCCAGACCTCTCGCACGGCCGCCAATTTGTCGGAGGCGCGTCTCTCGCGTCTCGTCTCGCGGTCGTCGAAtcgcagcagtctggagtacGTGTGAAAGACCTTCAGGGGCATCGTGGCGCGGAATATCGCGCGGCCGCTCTCGGCGTCCCACAGGCTGGCGGCTGCCTCGCCCCGGGACCTGTACACGCCCGCCAAGATCAGCAGCCCCACGTAGGCGCGCAGGTCCGTCGCGTCCATCCCTTTCCAGCCGTTGCCGTATTTCCGACGACCCTCCAGATTAGTCATCACCAGGACGATGTTCTCTACCGTCGGCGTGACGAACAGGCCGAACGTCGAGACCGCGTCGCTGACGCCGGACGTCGCATGCGTCGTGGGACCCGGGTAAGGGACCCCGACGGGCAGAGCGGAGGAC GCTGTCCCATCACCATCATTGCTTGGACGGGATCTTCCAAAACCATGCTCCACTTCCAACTCAGCACCACACTGT TGCTGGCAACAATATGTTTGTTCCAGACAACAG TCTCCATAGAGACAGTCATCACCTGTGACAATGGCAGAAATGTCCAACGCTTGAGCTGTG ATACTGGAGTGGTCCGTGTGGACGCAGCCCTGTACGGACGTTCAAACAGGGAGACCTGCAGTGCGGGCCGACCTCCACAACAACTTGCCAATACAAGCTGTTCTCAAATGGGCACTGTGACTGTCTTGAAGAATAG GTGTGATGGCAAGAAGGTGTGTGAGATAAACACAAATATCGTCCGTACCTCTAATCCCTGCCCTGGAATCCACAAATATCTGGAGACCAGCTACACCTGTGTCCCAGCAA TTCGTGTTGTTGCATGTGAGGGGTCCTCAGCACATTTGTTCTGTG ATGTTGGGCAGGTGATATTGGTGATAGGAGCTGACTACGGACGCCATGACCAGACTACCTGCTCCTACAAACGGACTGAATCTCAATTTAGGAATGTGGACTGCTCCGGGCCCACTAGCAAGGTTGCTGAAAG CTGTAATGGGAAAAACAGCTGTACTGTCCATGCAAGCAACAGAGTGCATGGAGACACATGTGGAGGcacttacaagtacctgggggTGGCTTACCTGTGTGAAT atCCTGTGCAGACTCCTTACATGTAA
- the lrrc47 gene encoding leucine-rich repeat-containing protein 47 has protein sequence MDDMETWPEIEKAKTERRRELVLQGPGVDTRISSHGGLTRSIYSLTLLNYLEVSQCPSLTEIHEDIRRLTTLQSLILCRNKLASFPDVISLLGSLKVLDLSVNNLQVLPEGITQLSELNTLNVSCNSLEELPAGLSRCTKLSTINVSKNRITRFPADLYSERLDLLSSLVASDNAIEELSGDVHKLSALKVLDLSGNKLKEIPCDLSDCPKLKEINFKGNKLNDKRLEKMVNGCQTKSILEYLRGKGKGRQGEEGGDAEGGRNVDKKKRQQQRKKKAADEPDEVEELNKMVVRILHVSDAPTALTVKVMAEVKDVRPYLVCCVVRGMNLKSGNSLKRFLVAQTKLHDDLCGKRTTATIATHDVQLLKGPLTYEVKPPTQLKIVSLGRKEMTAVELMRHLHLEADELRKQKKRQNVTGLHKYLQLLQGKAFYPCLVDAEGLVISFPPITNSENTKIKKTTKELFLEVTSSTSLQTCKDIMDALIIKMAELNKFTAEHREEAGSDGEGEGPPEPAASVETSSELIVQQVRTVDQDGNLKVVYPSKTDLSSSDVSNLTIVW, from the exons ATGGATGACATGGAGACTTGGCCGGAGATAGAGAAAGctaagacagagaggaggcgtgAGCTGGTTCTACAGGGTCCCGGTGTGGACACGAGGATCTCCTCTCATGGCGGACTCACCAGGTCCATTTACTCCCTCACCCTGCTCAACTACCTGGAGGTGAGCCAGTGTCCCAGTCTGACAGAGATCCACGAGGACATCCGGCGGCTGACCACCCTGCAGAGCCTCATCCTGTGCAGGAACAAGCTCGCCTCCTTCCCGGACGTCATCAGCCTCCTGGGGTCCCTGAAGGTCCTGGACCTGTCGGTGAACAACCTGCAGGTTCTCCCGGAGGGCATCACCCAGCTGAGCGAGCTGAACACCCTCAACGTGAGCTGCAACAGCCTGGAGGAGCTGCCCGCCGGCCTGAGCCGTTGCACCAAGCTCTCCACCATCAACGTCTCCAAGAACCGCATCACCCGCTTCCCCGCGGACCTCTACTCGGAGAGGCTGGACCTCCTCAGCTCCCTGGTGGCCTCCGACAACGCCATCGAGGAGCTGAGCGGAGATGTTCACAAGCTGTCTGCTCTGAAG GTTCTGGATCTCTCTGGCAACAAGCTGAAGGAAATCCCGTGTGATCTGAGCGACTGCCCCAAGCTGAAGGAGATCAACTTCAAAGGCAACAAGCTGAACGACAAACGCCTCGAAAAGATGGTCAACGGCTGCCAGACCAAGTCGATCCTCGAGTACctcagaggaaaaggaaaagggagacagggagaggaaggaggagatgcAGAGGGCGGACGCAATgtagataaaaagaaaaggcagcagcagaggaagaagaaggcggCAGATGAACCCGATGAGGTGGAAGAGCTGAACAAGATGGTGGTGAGGATTCTCCATGTTTCGGACGCGCCCACAGCGCTCACGGTCAAAGTGATGGCGGAAGTTAAGGATGTTCGGCCCTACCTGGTGTGCTGCGTGGTCCGGGGCATGAACCTGAAGTCTGGCAATTCTCTCAAACGGTTCCTCGTGGCTCAG ACCAAGCTTCATGACGATTTGTGTGGTAAAAGGACCACGGCAACCATTGCAACTCATGATGTGCAGCTTCTCAAAGGCCCCCTGACGTATGAGGTCAAACCCCCCACCCAGCTAAAG ATTGTGTCACTGGGCCGGAAGGAGATGACGGCGGTCGAGCTGATGAGACACCTCCACCTAGAGGCCGACGAgctgaggaagcagaagaaaCGACAGAATGTTACTGGCCTCCACAA ATACCTGCAGCTTTTGCAAGGAAAAGCCTTCTATCCCTGCCTAGTAGACGCAGAGGGACTTGTGATCTCATTCCCACCTATTACCAACAGTGAGAAcaccaag ATCAAGAAGACTACCAAAGAGTTGTTTTTGGAAGTGACCAGTTCAACCAGCCTGCAGACCTGTAAAGACATTATGGACGCTCTGATCATA AAAATGGCAGAGTTGAACAAGTTCACAGCGGAGCATCGGGAGGAGGCGGGGTCAGACGGGGAAGGGGAAGGCCCGCCCGAGCCGGCCGCCAGCGTCGAGACCTCCAGCGAACTGATCGTCCAGCAGGTCCGAACCGTCGACCAGGACGGGAACCTGAAGGTCGTCTACCCGTCGAAGACCGACCTCTCCTCCAGCGACGTCAGCAATTTGACCATCGTTTGGTAG